One stretch of Toxoplasma gondii ME49 chromosome XI, whole genome shotgun sequence DNA includes these proteins:
- a CDS encoding hypothetical protein (encoded by transcript TGME49_316340), whose translation MDPKEETTKNAPSGEEAQQPKKDETQATVENGDSSVPVQAVKSEVSIADRGAAESTDDLSGKLAPNSGVVSFGESAAGSGTFDSEELQNYLKRQATTTMFGLPSRFFESKEGFRVWGAEKLTDPAVQPYDDHDPNLPKPFHVSLPGYHPSLCTYVLAKSEKAPRDPLLGPEISIYPPTWIPHWEPDPNFKPQAYNFNWEENGTFQMERLPYPKAVFDPADGSAHGMYKQAYPYTAYPYGVPRV comes from the exons ATGGATCCTAAAGAGGAGACTACAAAGAATGCGCCTTCTGGGGAAGAGGCACAACAACccaagaaagacgagacacaaGCAACTGTGGAGAATGGTGACTCTTCAGTTCCGGTCCAAGCGGTGAAGTCCGAAGTTTCCATAGCCGACCGGGGGGCAGCAGAGTCGACAGATGACTTGAGTGGAAAGCTTGCACCCAACTCAGGCGTTGTGAGTTTCGGGGAATCTGCTGCTGGCAGTGGCACGTTCGACAGCGAGGAGCTGCAGAACTATCTCAAGCGCCAAGCAACCACCACCATGTTTGGACTTCCCTCGCGGTTCTTCGAAAGCAAAGAAGGTTTTCGAGTCTGGGGAGCGGAGAAGCTTACAGATCCCGCGGTGCAGCCTTACGACGACCACGATCCGA ACCTACCCAAGCCCTTCCATGTCTCGTTACCTGGGTACCACCCGAGTCTCTGCACGTACGTTCTagcaaagagcgagaaggctCCCCGTGATCCGCTCCTCGGACCGGAGATCTCCATCTACCCACCTACGTGGATTCCGCACTGGGAACCTGATCCCAACTTCAAGCCACAGGCTTACAACTTTAACT GGGAGGAGAACGGCACTTTTCAGATGGAGCGGTTGCCATACCCGAAAGCAGTCTTCGATCCAGCAGACGGATCTGCGCACGGAATGTACAAGCAAGCCTACCCTTACACAGCGTACCCATACGGTGTTCCACGAGTCTAA
- a CDS encoding hypothetical protein (encoded by transcript TGME49_316350): MAVKTPTSDAPVRVKREDSETFRQENTSDVPCSETREPCGGVAEAVGTSQHQAARRDCIRQLAVHFSGAFDSLLSLVPFSAVSNSTEDTEREADEHDGDKGKGADPVQSRSQQKWHLRQKRYHPRVLVATPLRLQEQVASEESRSRKRHGGSANAKQRQPPKQRGVSQTSVGSAKTEVGDAATGGLADSRAELQRRLHAKLEALRRVKKDNKRERGKQRKKKDPKERAGLKNRADDGQARGDRGRNAPQKKQSQEASGDSFEYGAVTCPRERVEVRQANRAGTKKRKLQQAMREIESNRESLQKCQSSEERQRVELQQSMAKVMKKLDGEKVMDDMQRLKKKQKFLEKKKEKAAEKWQSRLSEAKEKKRMALEAKKQQKEERLRAREKRNG; encoded by the exons ATGGCTGTCAAGACTCCCACATCAGATGCGCCGGTGAGGGTGAAACGCGAGGACAGCGAAACGTTTCGACAGGAAAATACAAGCGACGTTCCCTGCTCAGAGACAAGGGAGCCATGTGGCGGGGTGGCTGAGGCGGTGGGCACGTCGCAGCACCAGGCTGCTCGGCGTGACTGCATCCGACAGCTGGCAGTTCACTTCAGTGGCGCCTTCGACAGCCTGTTGTCTCTGGTTCCCTTTAGTGCGGTTTCCAACAGcacggaagacacagagcgTGAGGCAGATGAACACGATGGAGACAAAGGCAAGGGCGCAGATCCTGTGCAGTCCCGCAGTCAACAAAAGTGGCATCTCAGACAGAAGCGGTACCATCCCCGAGTTCTGGTTGCCACCCCACTGCGGCTGCAGGAGCAAGTAGCTAGCGAAGAAAGCCGCTCCAGAAAGCGCCACGGAGGCAGCGCGAATGCAAAACAGCGGCAGCCTCCGAAGCAAAGAGGGGTTTCTCAGACCTCTGTCGGATCTGCGAAAACCGAAGTCGGGGATGCCGCTACCGGCGGCCTTGCCGACAGCCGCGCTGAGTTGCAGCGGCGGCTCCACGCAAAACTCGAGGCGCTTCGCCGAGTAAAGAAGGACaacaaacgcgagagaggcaaacagagaaaaaagaaggatCCCAAGGAGCGCGCGGGACTGAAGAACCGCGCTGATGACGGACAGGCCCGGGGAGACCGAGGACGCAACGCTCCACAAAAGAAACAGTCGCAGGAAGCCAGTGGAGATTCATTCGAGTACGGAGCCGTGACGTGCCCTCGGGAGCGAGTGGAGGTCCGCCAGGCCAACCGCGCCGGGACCAAGAAGCGCAAACTGCAACAAGCGATGAG AGAGATTGAAAGTAATCGGGAAAGCTTGCAAAAGTGCCAGTCATCGGAGGAGCGTCAGCGGGTGGAGTTGCAGCAGTCCATGGCGAAGGTGATGAAGAAGCTTGACGGAGAGAAAGTTATG GATGACATGCAGCGATtaaagaagaagcagaagttcctcgagaaaaagaaagagaaggcagcggaAAAGTGGCAATCTCGGTTGTcggaagcaaaagaaaaaaagaggatgGCTCTGGAA GCCaagaaacagcagaaagaagagcgccTCCGGgcacgagagaagcgaaacggtTGA
- a CDS encoding hypothetical protein (encoded by transcript TGME49_316360~Signal peptide predicted by SignalP 2.0 HMM (probability 0.704) with cleavage site probability 0.209 at residue 15): MAAFSAALAATRSSSPSVGPVSSAAGRDGFCAPYESSTTSSPMLPASIPTNKELLSLLLQQQDWKDAAVFRALDGAILASTFPLTVEETQGIAAIFDSDRFTAVGKGILLQGERYEVFCFHPPLIYGRRGSGANSEGIALVRGVGPDAESLIVMATYSPPMVSACVVPQLTTFFRAYLGLIPPIAVPPLYEKFRKH, encoded by the exons ATGGCAGCATTTAGCGCGGCCCTCGCAGCGACGAGGTCATCGTCCCCATCCGTTGGACCTGTCAGTAGTGCAGCTGGAAGAGACGGATTTTGCGCTCCTTACGAGAGTAGTACCACATCGTCCCCTATGCTTCCCGCCTCCATTCCAACGAACAAAGAGCTTCTGAGTCTTCTTCTACAGCAGCAAGACTGGAAGGACGCCGCCGTGTTCCGGGCCCTGGATGGCGCAATCCTTGCTTCGACATTTCCTCTGACGGTAGAAGAAACTCA AGGTATCGCGGCTATCTTCGATTCCGACCGCTTCACAGCAGTGGGGAAGGGCATTCTGCTCCAAGGGGAGCGATACGAAGTTTTCTG TTTCCACCCACCGCTTATCTACGGTCGCCGCGGTAGTGGAGCAAACAGCGAAGGCATTGCTCTGGTCAGG GGCGTAGGGCCGGACGCAGAGTCGCTTATCGTCATGGCAACGTACAGTCCGCCAATGGTCAGCGCGTGCGTCGTCCCTCAGCTTACCACTTTCTTCAGAGCTTACC TTGGATTGATTCCGCCAATCGCCGTTCCTCCCCTTTATGAGAAATTTCGGAAACATTAG